AACTCCAGGCTGCAATAAAATGCATGCATGCCGGCGCTGGTCTCCAGGGGCTGTACATCCATAGTTTCTTTCAGTATTTCCTGGTTGGCCTGATCGATCTGCATGCCTCCCTCCTGCCAAAGCGGCCAGTTGATAGAGAGGGTGTGCCCTTGTCGCTGTCCGGCATTTACCAGTTGGTTGCGATATACGGCAAACTGGTCCATAAAGCCATTAGCCGCAGCGTAATCGGCCTGTCCTACATTGCCCAGCAATGAGGCAACGGAAGAGAACAGTACTATAAAATCAAGATCAAGATCTTTGCTGGCTTCATCGAGATTGAAGGTTCCGGCTACTTTAGGGGCAAGCACTTTGCTGAATTCTTTGCCAGACTTTTTGATGATAAAGTTATCAGCGGTCATGCCTGCACAGTGGATGATTCCGCAGAGGAGTTTACCTTCTCCATTGATTTTGGCTATAAGCTTACCGACCTGATCGGCGTTGTTGAGGTCGAGCTGGTGGTACTCCACTTTATTCTTTAGAGCCGGCAATGCTTCCAGTACTTTCTTCCTTTCCGCAGTTAGGGGGTTACGCCCAGTGAGGATGATCCTGGAACGGGTTGTTTGCTTCAGGATCTCTTTAGCAAATAAGATTCCTAAACCTCCCATACCTCCGGTGATCAGATATACTCCCTGGTCTTTGAAAACAACTTTAGGGCTGATCTCACCGGCCTCCACTTCTTCGCTTTTCAGAATATGGCGGGTGCTCTGCTCATATTTTATGATCTGATCGTGAGGGGTGGACTGGTTTTCTTTCAGTTGCGCAGCCAATTGTTCCGCCTTCACCCCGGATTGGGTGATGATCACCTGTCCGGTTACTTTAGGATTTTCAAGGCCTGCTGTTTTCAATAACGCGGAAAGACCGGCAAAAACGGCATGCTCTGCTTCCCCGCCAATGACTAGCTGAATCAGTATTTTCCCCTGAGGTTTACCGGAAAGGACCTGTTTGATATGCTCAAAGCAGGCCAGTGCATGGCTTTCATATTTAGCTGCGATGTTGGTTTGCGATGTAGCCTGTAAAGTCAAAACCTGACTTCCGGGAAGTGCAGTCTCCAGTGCTTTACCACTAACTTCGGGCAATTCGCAAAGGATTATATGTCTTTGGGCATATTCCACCTGATCAGCAGGCGATGGCATGCCGGCTTTCCATATGGGGCTGGAAAGCTTTGTACCTGTAGCTTTACCCTGCTCCTGTAGCTTAATTGCTTTGATCTGCTCTAATGCTTCTGTTTGCGTAAGCTTTCCCCTCGAAATATCCTGAAATATCTTTTTTAGGTTTTCTTTCATCTTTTCCTTTAAATTTTTCCCGGGAATCGGTTTTTAAACCGATTCTGTTGCTTCTTCATCAGAAGAAAGTTTTATGTTTTTGCCTCTTTGGCACACATGCATGTATTGAGTGCCAAGAGATGTCAGTGACAAACGGGTGCGCCAAGACAGCCTTCTCCTTTTTCATGGCTTGAATGTGGCGCAATGTATATTTTAAACTTTATCCCGGGGCTTCACCCCGGGCTACCTATGTTTTATCCCTACGGGATACTTCTGTTAATTGCTATGTCTGTTTAAACTTGAGACAAAAAGGCCATGGGCTAAACCAGTTCTATGGCTTCTTCATCTGAAAGCTCCTTATTCAGTACACTTTGAATAAGTTTCTGATAGTACGCATCATCAAACTGTGCTGTACTGTCATGTCTTTGGCTTGTTGAGCCATTGGTAGTATGTATCGGTTTATTATTGTTCTCCATTACCCGGAAGGCAAACCCCTTGATCTGCACACATACGTTGCCATCTTCATCACAAAGGTCGATGTCCAGTTTGGTCACTCTGCCATCCGGGTCGCTGTCGGGCGAGTACCTCACCCAGGCAACCATCTTTTTGGTGCAGGCTGAGATAATGCTCAATGACTCCAGCGCAAAAGGCAGCATAGGCTGCGATGGCACCTGATCCAATCCCTGGAACAGACCAATAGACGCTTGCAAAGCACTGTCCATCAGGCTCGGGTGCAGTATGTAGCCTTCCTGTTCATTTTCAACTGCTGCCGGAAGCGTAAGATCTGCCATTACCTGTCCTTCTCCTTTGTAGATAGCCTCTATTCCCTGATGTGCCGGGCCATAGTAAAGTTCCATTTGGGTGAACGCCGAGTATATATTGCTGCGCTCCAGTTTTCCCGCTTTCATCTGCGCTCTGAGTTGCGCTATATCCAGTTTTTCGGCCTCCGCCCTATCGCTGAATATGGCCTGTCCCTGAAAATGGGTGGCTTCTTCGCCTTCCTGATCACTGAATATTTCATAGTATATCAGGTCGCCCTCCACCAGGCCGGAATCATCCAGGTACAGGGCTGCATTGATTTGCTTTCTGTCGTTCACACTGAAAGGTTGAATCCAGCCAATATTGTGCAATTCCAGCACAGATGATGCGGTTGACTCAGGCATCGAACGCCTGATCGCTTCCCGGATCATCTCAAGATATGCCACTCCGGGAAGTACTTTCTGTTTGTATACCTGATGGTCTCTTAAGAAGAACTCTTCGCCGTTAAAAGTAGCACTGTAGCTCTGCCTGCTAAAGTCAGAGGTGTTAGTATGGAGTAATGGATGCAGTACTGCGGTTGCCTTACCGTTGGCAATCATGTGGGCTTCATCACTCATTTCAATCCAATACCGCTCTTTGGCAAACGGATATACCGGCAGGCTCATGCGTTTAGGTTTATTCTCACCATAAAGCTTGCTCCAGTCGAGGTTGAGTCCTTTAACCCATAAATCCAGAAGTTTCGACAGTTTCTTTTGAGCGATCCAGTTTTTGATGATGGCTTCGCGCATGTCTTCATCGTTGCTGATAATGCGCAGGCCTTCTTTATTTTTCTTCACCTCGCCCTGATACATGCCGGTTATTTCCTCTTCTCCTTCCATATAGGCCCTAAGTTTTTGAGCCAACTGGTCTACGCTGCCTGCCATAAAGCCCAGCCGTTCTTCCATAGCTTCCCTGCCCACTTGCAGGGTGTAGGCCATTTCTACCAGGTCGATAGATTCACGCTCTTTTTCAATGTATCTCAGCAGGTCATAAGCTTTTTGCTTCAGTTGCTTTTCAGACCTGGCCGAAAGCGGGATCATGTGCTCATCATTCTGGGTGATGACCTGAACCGGTTTTTTCATGGTTACGGACTGAGGAACATATTCTCCCAAAACCAGATGGGCATTGGTACCACTAAAACCAAATGAGCTGATAGCTGCAAGCCGTTGTTTGGTTTCTTTCACTTTCCAGTCTCTCAGCTCAGTGTTCACGAAGAAAGGACTGTTATCAAGACTGATATGTTCGTTTAATTGTTCAAAATTTATCGTTGGTGGCAACTGTTGGTGCTTCATGGCTTGCAGCACTTTGATGAAGCCTGCTACACCTGCTGCGGTCAGGCAGTGGCCTATGTTGCTCTTTACAGAACCTAATGCGCAATATTCCTTTTCCTGAGTATATTTTTTGAACGACCTCTTCAATCCGTCTACCTCAATCGGATCTCCCAGCTTGGTGCCGGTACCGTGCGCTTCAACAAGTTGAATGTCATTCGGGTCGATCTTGAACTGGTCATAGACCTGCTGCTCCAAAAAGATCTGTGATTCGGTATTAGGAGCAGTAATTCCATTAGTTTTACCATCCTGATTTACACCCCATCCCCGGATCGTGCCCAGGATATTGTCATTATCTCTTTCAGCATCTTCAAGCCTTTTGAGCATGACTACCCCTACGCCTTCACCCGGCACAAAGCCATTGGCGCGCTGATCGAAGGTATAGCATTTACCGTCCGGTGACAGCATGCCTGACTGGGATGTTTTGATGTGCATATCGGGGCCACCCATCACATAAACGCCACCTGCCAGGGCGGAGTCAATGCTACCGGCTACGAGGCTGTCGCAGGCATTGGCTATAGCCACGAGTGAGGATGAACATGCGGTATCCATAGATATACAGGGCCCTTGCAGGTTCAGGAAGTAAGATACACGCGCTGCCAGTATGGAAGTAGAACCTCCGGTAAAGCCTTGCGCACTTAGCTGTTGCTCCCGGGATAAGTTCTGATAGTCGCCATAGGCACATCCTACATAGACTCCACATTTGCTACCGGATAATGCATGCGGATTGTAGCCTGCATTTTCTATCGCGTGCCAGCAGCTCTGTAAAAACAAACGTTGCTGCGGGTCCATGCTTTCTGCTTCAATGGGCGAAATGGTGAAGAACAACGGATCGAAAAGATCATATTCCTCCAATTGTCCCATCCATTTGCTGGTCGTTTTCCCAGGTACGGGATCGCCTTCGTGAAAGTATTTGTGGATATCCCAACGCTCCTGAGGTATTTCGCTGATACAGTTTTTGCCTTGAGCAATATTTTGCCAGAACTCTTCTACGTTTTTGGCTTCAGGGAACTGACCGGCCATACCCACCACTGCGATGGTCTGAGACTGGTTAGACCTTTTGGCTGTTGAAGTCGTTCTTAAGGTTGCGCCATTGCGCCATGACTCCAGTTTCTTTCCGGCCAGTTTGGTGATCACTTTTCTGGCAGCCTGTGCGGCAGGAGTTTCTACCGGGGCTGGCGCAGGTGTCGCCGGCTTACTGACTATCGTGCCCAGTCGTTCTCCTTCCTCTTTCACATGCCGGCTAAGCTTCGCGATGGTGGAGTAGCTGTAAACAATAGTAGCCTGTAGCGGAATATTGTACTGATCACTGATCTTGCGAATGAAGGTTACTCCAATGATGGAGTCCAGCCCGAGGTCTACAAACTGGCTGTCTTCATCAATCTCATCCACCTGCATGTGCAGCTCTTTAGCCAGCAGCTTTTTGAGACTGTTAATGATTTCGGGAAGCACATCGGCATCAGATGTAGTACCGGTGTTTACCTGTGGTGTTTCAACTGGCGTTTCAACCACCGCAGGAGCAGCAGGCTCACTGACCAGTGTACCCAGTTTTTCAGCTTCTTCCTTCACATGACCGGCCAGTTTGGCAATCGTGGAGTAGCTATACACGATTGTGGCCTGTAATGGAATATTATATTTATCGCTGATCTTACGGATGAACGTTACGCCGATAATAGAGTCCAGCCCAAGGTCTACAAACTGACTGTCTTCATCGATCTCATCCACCTGCATGTGCAGTTCTTTAGCCAGCAGCTTTTTGAGACTGTTGATGATTTCGGGCAAGGCATCGGTGCTGTAAGCAGTACTTTTCGGAACCTGAGCAGGTGCCTGCTCTACCGGCAATGCCTGCGGCTGCACCTCTCCGGAAGCACTATAAAAGTTGCTTTCTATCTGGTTCAGTGTATCCGTCTTGCCTACAAAGGTCTTCTCGTGCATGTCCAGTTCACTGCTCAGTGTTTCATCGAGCAGATCGTATAGATGCCTGGTCACCTGATGCTTGAAGGCTATCAGGCTGCTGCGGGAGTGTTTTGCAATCTCTTTTGCCAGCTCAAAGGCAGCGGAGAGCATTTGTTTTCTGGGCAGTACCGGTAACGATAAGCCTTTCTCTTTTAGCTCACTGCCTGAGTACTCAACGGCTGTCATTAAGGTCTCGCGGGCCAGGTCATACCCTGTTCTATCAGGGAATATCATGGTGGCTCCTGCTCCGGGAGTGAAGCCGTAGTTCATGTATGGGCTTACATAGTGGCTCTCTTCACTGAACAGGGTAAAGTCTGCAAACATACCCATAGACCATCCCGCCCCGATGCCGTGGCCCTGCATGGCCGCAATGACCGGAAGCTTACAGTTCAGTGCTAACTGGAAGATCTTGGTATCAGTGAATTTGGCCTTGCCTTCCTGAATGGCGAGCAAGCTTTCTTTGGTTCCGCCTGATGCAAAGTAACTGTCGTACCCGGAGAGTACTACCACTTTATACCCAGGGGTCTTATCGATATGTTCGAAAACCTCTACCATGCCTTCGATGAATGCCGGAGAGAACATGTTCTTCGCCTCCCGGTCTTCCATCCTTACTTCTACAATACCTTCAGGATGAACCGTGGCTTTAATCACGGATGACCTGAGCTTGATGGCCGTTGCTAATTCAGGTAAGGTGCCTGAGGTTTTCCCTTCTATCTCCACCCACTCTGGTAATTGCTTTTGCGCTGCGGTTATGGCTGCTGCTCTCTCCTTCTTCCAGGAGTTTACGGCTTCCCACGGCAGTTGGGTCCACTGCTGAGCCAGTTGCTGAGCCTCTGACTGTACATCTTTCGAGACCACTATGCCTCCTGTCTGCTTTAGCGCTGCACCGGTCAATGATTTGCCCGTAAGCAATATCTCCTTGCCAAGATAGTGATTCAGTCTGTCGCTGAATATCATGGTAGCCATGCCAGCCAGCTTAGTGTCTTGTAAAAGGCCGGTTGCCGAATAGGTGCCTTTCTCCTGATAGATACAGGTATCGCATGACTGGCTGATCAGCCAGCCCGCATCGATTGCCCCTGCTGTAGCAGCGATTACCGGTACGGGCGATGCATTCAGGATATTCAGAATTTCAATAACCTGGTCTGAATTACCTCCGGAAATATATTCAGCATCATCGCTGGTCAGTATAACGGCGTTGTAGTATTTGCCTTTTTCGATCTGGCCGAAGATACCGGACAGGCCTGATGCTATATCTTTTAACTTATCTTTCTTCTTGCTTTTCGAAATATTCAGAGTCAGCACCTGCTCTCCTACTTCTACTTTAAGTAGTTTGGTTTTGCTGGTGATTTGATGACTTGCTGAGGCTTTCTTTTCGGCTTTTAAATTTGCTACTGCCTTGAGCTTTTCAGCTTCTGCCAGTATATGCCGGCCTAAGTGCTGCTTAAGCAGGCTCAGGGATGTGGCTGATTTGCTGGCCAGGTCTTCTGCTAATTTTTCAGCATAAGCCTCCACTTCTGCTGATGGTACAATAGGAAAACTCCAGCCATTGGCCTTCAGCTCCCTGCCCGTTTTTGCTGTGGACTGGTATAGCATGTCCTTTGCAAAAGCTTCTCCAAAGCGCTCTGTAAGCACACTTTCTTCACTTGCGGTGGACAGTAAACCTTCCGCTTTGTAAGTGTAGTTGCGCTCTTCGCTACCGACCATAAAGTCGCTCAATGCAGCCACCATAAAACCTGCCCCCGTGGCATCTCCCTGCATGACTGCTACCAATGGACAAGGAAATGATGCCAGGGTTTGGTACAGGTTTTCTTCTATGGCAACGTTAAATTCTTCTCTGGCTCCTTGCAGGAACACAGAACCGCTTCCGCTCAGCATCAGTACTTTTACTACTTCCAGTTGCCTGACGTAGCCGAGGGCATGCACCAATTGTGCTGCTACTTCCCGGGAAAGGGTATTGTCTTTGGCATTTATTTTCAACTCGTAGATGCCATTACCCTTATCAAACAGGCTTATATAAGAAGCTCCGTTGGTGGATGGTGTTGCCTTGGTCATCCCTGCCGAAGTGCTGGACAGGCTGATCACTGCCTTTGGTGTAGATACCCGGTCCAATTTCAGGGTCTCCGGGGTCACCAATGATACATTAGATGGCTTTTTCAGGGATACTTTCTCAAATTTTTGAGCTACAGGCAAACCCTTTGAAGCAGAATTCTTCCCTGCCGGGGGTGTTATGTGTATTTGCCTGGGCTCTGATTTTACCGACTTTGTCGCAGGCTGGTGCGCTGATACAGGTTGCTGAACCGGTGCGGCTTGTTGCTGCAATGGCTGCTCTGCCACGCTTACCGCCTCCTGATAGTAGCTAACTCCGCGCATTTGTACACATACTTTGCCCTGCGCATCACACAGGTCAATATCGACCTTGTTCTGACTGTCATTTGAGTGGCGTACCCAGGCATACATTTCTTCGGTACAGCTACTGAGCAAGCTTATGGAATCCATGCTGTCTGGCAGCAGCGGCCGCGCCAAAGGCTGTTGAATGTCTGTCAGCAAAGCTATACCCGCCTGTAAGGCTCCCTCGGCCATAGACGGATGCAGTATGTATTGTTCTCGGTTTTGCTCTACGGCTTCAGGCAAGTTCAGGTGTGCCAGCAGTTGTCCGCTGCCTTTATAGATGGTGTTGATGGCCTGATAAGATGCTCCATAAGCCAGCCCCATGCTATTAAAGGCCGTGTAAAGGCTTTGTGCAGTCACCTGAGCGCTGTTCATCTGGCCTCCGAGCTGTGCGAGATTAAGAGCAGCCGGAGAAGGTTGACGGGTAGCCATTGCCTGTGCCTGACAATGTACAACCTCTCCGTTTTGCTCAATGCTGTAAATTTCAAAATCAACGGTGTCTGATGTCTGGGCAAACAAAGCAATGTTGAGCTGCCAGTTGTTGCTGACTACGGCAGCGTCAGCCCAAACGATGTTGCGCAGTTCCAGCACATATGGCTCTTCTTGCGCTGGCAACGACTGCTCAATAGCTGCCCGCGCCATTTCAAGGGTTGCCACTGCCGGAAATGCTTTTTGCAGACCACCGATATTCAATTGATAATCAGACACAAAGAATTCATCTCCCCTGAAAACAGAGCTGTAGCTTTGCTGGGTGAAGTCGGATGAATTGGTATGTACCAATGGGTGCAAAACCACTGCAGATGTAGCTCCTGATAGCAGCGGTGTTTCTGAGATATCCACCCAGTAACGCTCTCTGGCAAAAGGATAAGCCGGCAGACTGATAATTTTAGGACGGGATGCCCCATAAAGCTTTTGCCAATCCAGTTCCACTCCTTTGATCCAGAGGTCAAGGAGTTTGCTCAGCTTTTTATCGGCTACCCAATTGGCTACGGTTTGTTGCATGTCTGCCTCTGTGGCGAACATCTGTACGGAGTCCTGACTGCGTTTTACACGTCCCTGATAAAAGTCTTCGATACCTTCCCGACCGCTGAGGTAAGCCTGTAGCTTCTCTGCCAGTTGGTCCGGTGAGCTGACCACAAGGCCCAAACGCTCTTCCATGGCTTCACGACCAACCTGTAAGGTATATGCCATGGCCTCCAGGTCCACCGGCCTGTCTTCCTGCTCTGATAAATGGATGAACTCAAGCAGGTCATGGGCCTTCTGCTTCAACTGGTCTGCTGTTCTTGCAGATAGCGGAATGATTATTTTAGCACCATTCAGCACACTTGCCTTTTCTGTAACCGGATACTCTTCTATAATGATGTGGGCATTTGAGCCTCCTGCACCGAAAGAAGATATACCTGCTATCCGGGGCAATACCTCACCGTTGATTTGAGGTTGCTCCCAATCTGTTAAGGTCTGGTTAACGGTGAATGGCGTTTTTTCAAAATCAATATGCGGATTCAACCGTTTGGAATGCAGCGAAGGTACGATCTTCCTGTGCTGCATCTGTAGTAATATTTTGGTAAGCCCGGCAATACCGGCTGCTGATTCGCAATGCCCTATGTTGGACTTGGCTGAGCCTATGAGGCAGTAGCCTTTATCTTCATTGTTTTGATGAAAGGCCCTGGTAAGGGCCGCTATCTCGATCGGGTCTCCGAGTTTGGTACCTGTGCCGTGGGCTTCTATGTAGCTGATATGGCGCGGGTCGGTACCGGCTTCCTTTAAAGCTCTTGTAATCGCGCTTGCCTGCGCCTTAGGGTTAGGCACACTGTAACCATTGGTTTTTCCCCCGTGGTTCAGTGAGCTGCCTTTGATAATTCCATAAATGTGGTTGCCATCTCTTTTAGCTTCTGACAGGCGTTTCAGCACTACGGCTCCTACGCCTTCACCCGGGATATATCCGTCGCCCCCTTCGCCAAAGCTTTGGCAATGGCCATCGTTGGAAATGAACTGCCCGGCACTGAGCATCAGGTATTTGTTGGGATGGATGCTTACATTAACCCCTCCGGCAATGGCCAGGTTGGTGCGTCCTTCTTTCAGGTCCTGACAGGCGATGTGAATGGCTGTCAGTGATGAGGAACACATGGTATCGATGGTCATGCTGGGGCCATGGAGGTTCAGAAAATAGGATACCCTGTTGGCCACGCTGGCGTAGCTGCCGGAAATCCCCATGCGATTGCCTCGCATGCTTTCCTCTGCACCAAA
This region of Fulvivirga ulvae genomic DNA includes:
- a CDS encoding SDR family NAD(P)-dependent oxidoreductase; protein product: MELLKIYQDLSRGKLTQQEALEKIKAIKQREQSAGAGRLLAKPSWEQASASTPSGAGPEYAEHHVVLCEMPHLKSKSLSTRLANSHVLQLSADSQKNIAGRYSHYALTCFELVRKILSSKPEGKVLMQLVIANHEEQTIFAGLSGLLKTAGLENPQLVHQVMITDPKISEDELVTQLKANQAEQQNTLIKYEHGTRYVMQLKEINANQKQSKIAFKDQGVYIITGGLGGLGVVFTKELLRQTSRARVILTGRSELTAEKQAILEALPVGKHTVEYQQMDMNDAAQVKKTITSIIKTHQQLNGIIHSAGVAFDNFILKKSNEEFEKVLAPKVSGTLNLDEATKDIDLDFLVLFSSITAMMGNVGQSDYAVANGFMDHFATYRNQLVEAGQRNGQTLSINWPLWQEGGMQMAGETREALRKTFGMHPMPASSGVFTFHYGLQSGYSQTMVMQGDLATMRKALLENQQTKEKAVPASSRMEWDVAKVSPENLTEQTQEYLRKQFAVVLGLSADKIDPQAALEKYGIDSILAMSLTAQLEKTFDALPKTLFFEYQTIQELTEYFIKYHIDKLSGLFATGKRAQEVPVEIQQGPITRNISKRRLSRRRHTAASKPTSRKTHDDDPIVIVGLSGRYPEAANIEAYWRNLRDGKDCITEVPKDRWDWEEYYSEDRTKTGQHFSKWGGFIEGVDEFDPRFFNISPREAASIDPQERLFLQHAWMAVEDAGYTRASLQIAHEDDMAGQVGVYVGVMYSEYQLFGAEESMRGNRMGISGSYASVANRVSYFLNLHGPSMTIDTMCSSSLTAIHIACQDLKEGRTNLAIAGGVNVSIHPNKYLMLSAGQFISNDGHCQSFGEGGDGYIPGEGVGAVVLKRLSEAKRDGNHIYGIIKGSSLNHGGKTNGYSVPNPKAQASAITRALKEAGTDPRHISYIEAHGTGTKLGDPIEIAALTRAFHQNNEDKGYCLIGSAKSNIGHCESAAGIAGLTKILLQMQHRKIVPSLHSKRLNPHIDFEKTPFTVNQTLTDWEQPQINGEVLPRIAGISSFGAGGSNAHIIIEEYPVTEKASVLNGAKIIIPLSARTADQLKQKAHDLLEFIHLSEQEDRPVDLEAMAYTLQVGREAMEERLGLVVSSPDQLAEKLQAYLSGREGIEDFYQGRVKRSQDSVQMFATEADMQQTVANWVADKKLSKLLDLWIKGVELDWQKLYGASRPKIISLPAYPFARERYWVDISETPLLSGATSAVVLHPLVHTNSSDFTQQSYSSVFRGDEFFVSDYQLNIGGLQKAFPAVATLEMARAAIEQSLPAQEEPYVLELRNIVWADAAVVSNNWQLNIALFAQTSDTVDFEIYSIEQNGEVVHCQAQAMATRQPSPAALNLAQLGGQMNSAQVTAQSLYTAFNSMGLAYGASYQAINTIYKGSGQLLAHLNLPEAVEQNREQYILHPSMAEGALQAGIALLTDIQQPLARPLLPDSMDSISLLSSCTEEMYAWVRHSNDSQNKVDIDLCDAQGKVCVQMRGVSYYQEAVSVAEQPLQQQAAPVQQPVSAHQPATKSVKSEPRQIHITPPAGKNSASKGLPVAQKFEKVSLKKPSNVSLVTPETLKLDRVSTPKAVISLSSTSAGMTKATPSTNGASYISLFDKGNGIYELKINAKDNTLSREVAAQLVHALGYVRQLEVVKVLMLSGSGSVFLQGAREEFNVAIEENLYQTLASFPCPLVAVMQGDATGAGFMVAALSDFMVGSEERNYTYKAEGLLSTASEESVLTERFGEAFAKDMLYQSTAKTGRELKANGWSFPIVPSAEVEAYAEKLAEDLASKSATSLSLLKQHLGRHILAEAEKLKAVANLKAEKKASASHQITSKTKLLKVEVGEQVLTLNISKSKKKDKLKDIASGLSGIFGQIEKGKYYNAVILTSDDAEYISGGNSDQVIEILNILNASPVPVIAATAGAIDAGWLISQSCDTCIYQEKGTYSATGLLQDTKLAGMATMIFSDRLNHYLGKEILLTGKSLTGAALKQTGGIVVSKDVQSEAQQLAQQWTQLPWEAVNSWKKERAAAITAAQKQLPEWVEIEGKTSGTLPELATAIKLRSSVIKATVHPEGIVEVRMEDREAKNMFSPAFIEGMVEVFEHIDKTPGYKVVVLSGYDSYFASGGTKESLLAIQEGKAKFTDTKIFQLALNCKLPVIAAMQGHGIGAGWSMGMFADFTLFSEESHYVSPYMNYGFTPGAGATMIFPDRTGYDLARETLMTAVEYSGSELKEKGLSLPVLPRKQMLSAAFELAKEIAKHSRSSLIAFKHQVTRHLYDLLDETLSSELDMHEKTFVGKTDTLNQIESNFYSASGEVQPQALPVEQAPAQVPKSTAYSTDALPEIINSLKKLLAKELHMQVDEIDEDSQFVDLGLDSIIGVTFIRKISDKYNIPLQATIVYSYSTIAKLAGHVKEEAEKLGTLVSEPAAPAVVETPVETPQVNTGTTSDADVLPEIINSLKKLLAKELHMQVDEIDEDSQFVDLGLDSIIGVTFIRKISDQYNIPLQATIVYSYSTIAKLSRHVKEEGERLGTIVSKPATPAPAPVETPAAQAARKVITKLAGKKLESWRNGATLRTTSTAKRSNQSQTIAVVGMAGQFPEAKNVEEFWQNIAQGKNCISEIPQERWDIHKYFHEGDPVPGKTTSKWMGQLEEYDLFDPLFFTISPIEAESMDPQQRLFLQSCWHAIENAGYNPHALSGSKCGVYVGCAYGDYQNLSREQQLSAQGFTGGSTSILAARVSYFLNLQGPCISMDTACSSSLVAIANACDSLVAGSIDSALAGGVYVMGGPDMHIKTSQSGMLSPDGKCYTFDQRANGFVPGEGVGVVMLKRLEDAERDNDNILGTIRGWGVNQDGKTNGITAPNTESQIFLEQQVYDQFKIDPNDIQLVEAHGTGTKLGDPIEVDGLKRSFKKYTQEKEYCALGSVKSNIGHCLTAAGVAGFIKVLQAMKHQQLPPTINFEQLNEHISLDNSPFFVNTELRDWKVKETKQRLAAISSFGFSGTNAHLVLGEYVPQSVTMKKPVQVITQNDEHMIPLSARSEKQLKQKAYDLLRYIEKERESIDLVEMAYTLQVGREAMEERLGFMAGSVDQLAQKLRAYMEGEEEITGMYQGEVKKNKEGLRIISNDEDMREAIIKNWIAQKKLSKLLDLWVKGLNLDWSKLYGENKPKRMSLPVYPFAKERYWIEMSDEAHMIANGKATAVLHPLLHTNTSDFSRQSYSATFNGEEFFLRDHQVYKQKVLPGVAYLEMIREAIRRSMPESTASSVLELHNIGWIQPFSVNDRKQINAALYLDDSGLVEGDLIYYEIFSDQEGEEATHFQGQAIFSDRAEAEKLDIAQLRAQMKAGKLERSNIYSAFTQMELYYGPAHQGIEAIYKGEGQVMADLTLPAAVENEQEGYILHPSLMDSALQASIGLFQGLDQVPSQPMLPFALESLSIISACTKKMVAWVRYSPDSDPDGRVTKLDIDLCDEDGNVCVQIKGFAFRVMENNNKPIHTTNGSTSQRHDSTAQFDDAYYQKLIQSVLNKELSDEEAIELV